One Arvicanthis niloticus isolate mArvNil1 chromosome 13, mArvNil1.pat.X, whole genome shotgun sequence genomic window carries:
- the LOC117718856 gene encoding sphingomyelin phosphodiesterase 5, which produces MSLSDISRRRSPVSQEPSPDWPQTPDPLRPSPFPNPVMQALYSLSRMLLFPTYWSLDQLLAYWAPTVRPSSLGWLKVLTGSGVLLPLVVVGLPIGLVGLMLWLPLQVWRRPFCYQPPPACWVWPKPWHPLAERRRCFVFLTANVCLFPHGLAHFNNLSHTQQRAEAVGAALLGSLRLSQYGATECSQLLPKVPGGVLKATLPTDLDFVCLQEVFDLRAARRLVRILVPNLGPVLYDIGTFGLIAGPYIKLLGSGLLLASRYPLLRATFRCFPNARREDAMASKGLISVQAQLGILDGRRIVGYLHCTHLQAPVEDGHIRCQQLTLLLEWVEEFEAESRQSGEAVAFSVLLGDLNFDNCSQDHAKEQGHKFFSCFQDPCRIGAGQEQPWALGTILNSSRLRHSTASSPEMLRRALEHEKGRRLYLGGPLHGSYSAQPWKGRRLDYITYRGVPGSRLSPEVEQVTFSTAFAGLTDHLAMGLKLQVVCS; this is translated from the exons ATGAGTCTCTCTGACATTTCGCGGCGAAGGAGCCCTGTGTCCCAAGAGCCTTCACCTGACTGGCCCCAGACACCCGATCCCCTGAGGCCTTCCCCTTTCCCGAACCCCGTGATGCAAGCCCTCTACAGTTTATCCCGCATGCTGCTCTTCCCGACTTACTGGTCTCTGGACCAGTTGCTGGCCTACTGGGCACCAACAGTGCGACCCAGCAGCTTAGGGTGGCTCAAAGTCCTGACTGGAAGCGGGGTGTTGCTACCGCTGGTGGTGGTCGGCCTACCCATAGGGTTGGTCGGCCTTATGCTCTGGCTGCCCCTCCAGGTCTGGCGCCGCCCCTTCTGCTATCAGCCTCCTCCCGCATGCTGGGTGTGGCCAAAGCCCTGGCACCCGCTGGCTGAGCGCCGGCGCTGCTTTGTCTTTCTCACTGCTAATGTGTGCCTGTTCCCCCACGGGCTGGCACACTTTAACAACCTGTCGCACACCCAGCAACGCGCGGAGGCTGTTGGGGCCGCACTGCTAGGTAGCCTTCGATTATCACAGTATGGGGCTACCGAATGCAGCCAGCTGCTGCCTAAGGTGCCTGGTGGTGTGCTGAAGGCCACATTGCCTACGGATTTAGACTTCGTGTGTCTGCAGGAAGTGTTCGACCTCCGCGCAGCTCGTCGTCTTGTGCGAATCTTGGTACCAAATCTGGGCCCGGTGCTGTATGATATAGGCACATTTGGCTTAATAGCCGGGCCGTACATCAAGTTACTGGGCAGTGGGCTTCTACTAGCCTCACGCTACCCTCTGCTGCGTGCCACCTTCCGTTGCTTTCCTAACGCTCGTCGCGAGGACGCCATGGCCTCCAAAGGTCTAATATCTGTCCAG GCGCAGCTAGGCATCCTGGACGGGCGCCGCATCGTGGGATACCTTCATTGCACACACTTGCAGGCACCCGTTG AGGATGGACATATTCGCTGCCAACAGCTGACGCTGCTACTGGAATGGGTGGAGGAGTTCGAGGCCGAGAGCCGCCAGAGTGGTGAGGCTGTAGCATTTAGTGTCCTTCTGGGAGACCTAAACTTTGACAACTGCTCACAAG ATCATGCAAAGGAGCAGGGACATAAATTCTTCAGCTGTTTTCAGGACCCCTGCCGGATAGGCGCTGGCCAGGAGCAGCCCTGGGCCTTGG GGACAATCTTGAACAGCTCTAGGCTACGCCATTCCACTGCCAGCTCCCCAGAGATGCTTCGGAG GGCCCTGGAGCACGAAAAAGGGCGCCGCCTCTACCTGGGAGGACCCCTTCATGGAAGTTACTCAGCTCAACCCTGGAAGGGCCGGCGTCTGGACTATATCACCTATCGCGGAGTACCTGGGAGTCGACTGAGTCCA GAGGTGGAGCAGGTGACATTCAGTACTGCCTTTGCTGGACTCACGGACCACTTAGCTATGGGCCTGAAGCTTCAAGTTGTATGCTCCTGA
- the Oplah gene encoding 5-oxoprolinase isoform X2, which yields MGSPEGRFHFAIDRGGTFTDVFAQCPGGHVRVLKLLSEDPANYADAPTEGIRRILEQEEGVLLPRGRPLDTSRIASIRMGTTVATNALLERQGERVALLVTRGFRDLLHIGTQARPDLFDLAVPMPEVLYEEVLEVDERVVLYRGEPGAGSPVKGCTGDLLEIQKPVDLGALRGKLEGLLSRGIHSLAVVLMHSYTWAQHEQQVGTLARELGFTHVSLSSEVMPMVRIVPRGHTACADAYLTPTIQRYVQGFRRGFQGQLKNVQVLFMRSDGGLAPMDAFSGSRAVLSGPAGGVVGYSATTYQLEGGQPVIGFDMGGTSTDVSRYAGEFEHVFEASTAGVTLQAPQLDINTVAAGGGSRLFFRSGLFVVGPESAGAHPGPACYRKGGPVTVTDANLVLGRLLPASFPCIFGPGEDQPLSPEASRKALEAVATEVNSFLTNGPCPASQLSLEEVAMGFVRVANEAMCRPIRALTQARGHDPSAHVLACFGGAGGQHACAIARALGMDTVHIHRHSGLLSALGLALADVVHEAQEPCSLSYTPETFAQLDQRLSRLEEQCVDALQAQGFPRSQISTESFLHLRYQGTDCALMVSAHQHPATACSPRAGDFGAAFVERYMREFGFIIPERPVVVDDVRVRGTGRSGLQLEDSPKIQSGPPHVEKVTQCYFEGGYQETPVYLLGELGYGHQLHGPCLIIDNNSTILVEPGCQAEVTETGDIRISVGAEPPSMADTKLDPIQLSIFSHRFMSIAEQMGRILQRTAISTNIKERLDFSCALFGPDGGLVSNAPHIPVHLGAMQETVQFQIQHLGADLHPGDVMLSNHPSAGGSHLPDLTVITPVFWPGQSRPVFYVASRGHHADIGGVTPGSMPPHSTTLQQEGAVFLSFKLVQGGVFQEEAVTEALRAPGKISGCSGTRNLHDNLSDLRAQVAANQKGIQLVGELIGQYGLDVVQAYMGHIQANAELAVRDMLRAFGTSRQARGLPLEVSAEDHMDDGSPICLRVQINLNQGSAVFDFSGSGSEVFGNLNAPRAITLSALIYCLRCLVGRDIPLNQGCLAPVHVIIPKGSILDPSPEAAVVGGNVLTSQRVVDVILGAFGACAASQGCMNNVTLGNARMGYYETVAGGAGAGPGWHGRSGVHSHMTNTRITDPEILESRYPVILRRFELRPGSGGRGRFRGGDGVIRELVFREEALLSVLTERRAFQPYGLHGGEPGARGLNLLIRKDGRTVNLGGKTSVTVYPGDAFCLHTPGGGGYGDPEDPAPPPGSPPLFPAFPERGSVYEYRRAQEAV from the exons ATGGGCAGCCCAGAGGGGCGCTTCCATTTTGCCATCGACCGTGGTGGCACCTTTACAGATGTCTTTGCCCAATGCCCAGGAGGGCATGTGCGTGTCCTGAAGCTGCTCTCAGAGGATCCTGCCAACTATGCAGACGCACCCACAGAGGGCATCCGCCGAATTCTAGAGCAG GAGGAGGGTGTGCTGCTGCCTCGAGGCCGACCACTAGACACCAGTCGCATTGCCAGCATCCGTATGGGTACCACCGTGGCCACCAATGCACTGTTGGAACGACAGGGAGAACGGGTGGCACTGCTGGTGACTCGGGGTTTCCGAGACCTGCTGCATATTGGCACTCAGGCCCGCCCAGACCTCTTTGACCTG GCTGTGCCCATGCCAGAGGTGCTGTATGAGGAGGTACTGGAGGTGGATGAGCGAGTGGTGCTCTACCGTGGAGAACCAGGTGCCGGCTCTCCTGTCAAAG GCTGTACAGGGGACCTGTTAGAGATACAGAAGCCTGTGGATCTGGGAGCCCTGCGTGGGAAGCTGGAGGGGCTCTTATCTCGGGGCATTCACAGTCTGGCAGTGGTACTCATGCATTCATACAC GTGGGCCCAGCACGAGCAGCAGGTGGGCACACTGGCCCGGGAGCTGGGCTTCACGCACGTCTCCTTGTCCTCGGAAGTCATGCCCATGGTACGAATTGTTCCTCGGGGGCATACAGCCTGCGCTGACGCTTACCTTACTCCTACCATCCAGCGCTATGTGCAGGGCTTCCGCCGAGGCTTCCAGGGCCAGCTAAAG AATGTGCAAGTACTCTTCATGCGCTCTGATGGTGGCCTGGCACCCATGGACGCCTTCAGTGGTTCCCGGGCTGTGCTCTCTGGCCCTGCCGGCGGTGTGGTTGGCTACTCAGCTACCACCTACCAGCTGGAAGGTGGTCAGCCTGTCATTGGCTTTGACATGGGAG GCACATCCACAGATGTGAGCCGCTATGCTGGAGAATTTGAGCACGTCTTTGAGGCTAGCACAGCAGGTGTTACCCTCCAGGCCCCCCAGCTGGACATCAACACAGTGGCAGCTGGCGGGGGTTCACGCCTCTTCTTCAG GTCTGGCCTCTTTGTGGTTGGTCCAGAGTCAGCAGGTGCCCACCCAGGTCCTGCCTGCTACCGCAAAG gggGTCCTGTGACAGTGACAGATGCTAATCTGGTCCTGGGTCGCCTGTTGCCTGCCTCCTTCCCCTGCATTTTTGGGCCAGGAGAAGACCAGCCACTGTCTCCTGAGGCTTCCCGAAAGGCTCTAGAGGCTGTGGCCACTGAGGTCAACAGCTTCTTGACCAATGGACCTTGCCCAGCTTCCCAACTAAGTCTGGAGGAGGTGGCCATGGGTTTTGTGCGTGTTGCCAATGAAGCCATGTGCCGGCCTATCCGTGCCCTCACACAG GCACGAGGCCATGACCCCTCAGCCCATGTATTGGCTTGCTTTGGAGGAGCTGGTGGGCAACATGCTTGTGCCATTGCTCGGGCCCTGGGTATGGACACTGTGCATATTCACAG GCACAGCGGGCTTCTGTCAGCACTGGGACTGGCCTTGGCAGATGTGGTTCATGAAGCACAGGAGCCCTGTTCCCTGTCTTACACACCTGAAACCTTTGCACAACTGGACCAGAGACTGAGCCGCCTGGAGGAGCAGTGTGTGGATGCTTTGCAGGCCCAGGGCTTCCCTAG GTCTCAGATCAGCACCGAGAGCTTCCTGCACCTTCGCTACCAAGGCACTGACTGTGCCTTAATGGTGTCTGCCCACCAGCATCCAGCCACAGCCTGCTCACCCCGTGCTGGTGACTTCGGAGCAGCATTTGTTGAGAG GTACATGAGAGAGTTTGGCTTCATCATTCCTGAGCGGCCGGTGGTGGTGGATGACGTGCGTGTGAGGGGAACTGGCCGTAGTGGACTTCAGCTAGAGGACTCCCCCAAAAtccagagtggacctccccatgTGGAAAAG GTGACCCAATGCTACTTTGAAGGGGGTTATCAGGAGACTCCTGTGTACCTCTTAGGAGAACTTGGCTATGGGCACCAGCTCCACGGGCCCTGCCTTATCATCGACAACAACAG CACCATCCTTGTAGAACCAGGTTGCCAAGCAGAGGTGACTGAGACAGGGGATATCCGCATTTCTGTGGGAGCTGAGCCTCCCAGTATGGCAGACACCAAGCTTGACCCCATTCAACTCTCTATTTTCTCACACCGCTTCATGAGCATTGCTG AGCAGATGGGCCGCATCCTACAGCGCACAGCCATCTCTACCAACATCAAGGAACGCCTCGACTTCTCCTGTGCCCTCTTTGGGCCAGATGGGGGCCTTGTCTCCAATGCTCCCCACATTCCTGTGCACCTGGGTGCTATGCAAGAGACTGTACAGTTCCAG ATTCAGCACTTAGGAGCCGACCTCCATCCTGGTGATGTGATGCTCAGTAACCATCCCAGTGCAGGGGGCAGCCATCTTCCTGACCTGACTGTCATCACACCG GTGTTTTGGCCAGGCCAGTCGAGGCCTGTGTTCTACGTGGCTAGCCGAGGGCACCATGCAGACATTGGAGGCGTCACACCTGGCTCTATGCCTCCTCACTCCACCACACTGCAACAGGAAGGCGCTGTTTTTCTGTCCTTCAAACTGGTCCAGGGAGGCGTCTTCCAGGAAGAGG CGGTGACAGAGGCCCTAAGAGCACCAGGCAAGATCTCTGGCTGCAGTGGAACCAGGAACCTGCATGACAACTTGTCAGATCTTCGTGCCCAGGTGGCAGCtaaccagaaaggcatccagctgGTGGGAGAGCTGATCGGACAGTATGGCTTAGATGTGGTGCAGGCCTATATGGGCCATATTCAG GCAAATGCTGAACTAGCAGTGCGAGACATGCTTCGGGCTTTTGGGACTTCCAGACAGGCCAGGGGCCTGCCCCTGGAGGTCTCTGCAGAGGATCACATGGACGATGGCTCTCCCATCTGCCTACGTGTTCAAATCAACCTGAATCAG GGCAGCGCCGTATTTGACTTCAGTGGTTCCGGGTCTGAGGTGTTTGGCAATCTCAATGCCCCGCGAGCCATAACACTGTCTGCTCTCATCTATTGCTTGCGCTGTCTAGTGGGCCGTGACATCCCACTTAACCAG GGTTGCCTGGCTCCTGTGCATGTCATAATTCCCAAAGGCTCCATATTGGATCCATCCCCAGAGGCAGCAGTGGTCGGAGGCAACGTGCTCACATCTCAGCGAGTAGTGGATGTCATTCTGGGGGCTTTTGGGGCCTGTGCAGCCTCCCAG GGCTGCATGAATAATGTGACCCTGGGCAATGCCCGTATGGGTTACTATGAGACAGTGGCTGGTGGTGCGGGCGCGGGCCCTGGCTGGCACGGGCGTAGTGGTGTACACAGTCACATGACCAACACACGCATTACGGACCCAGAGATTTTGGAGAGCCG GTATCCGGTTATCCTGCGCCGCTTCGAGCTGAGGCCAGGCTCTGGGGGCCGGGGCCGCTTCCGAGGAGGTGATGGCGTAATCAGAGAGCTGGTCTTTCGGGAAGAGGCGCTGCTGTCTGTGCTCACGGAGCGCCGCGCCTTCCAGCCTTATGGCCTCCACG GGGGAGAGCCTGGTGCACGTGGCTTAAACCTCCTGATCAGAAAAGATGGTCGTACAGTGAATTTGGGCGGCAAGACATCTGTGACCGTGTACCCCGGG GACGCGTTCTGTCTCCAcactcctgggggtgggggctacGGAGACCCGGAGGACCCAGCGCCACCACCAGGCTCGCCCCCGCTATTTCCAGCCTTCCCAGAGCGCGGCAGTGTCTATGAGTACCGCCGCGCCCAGGAAGCTGTATGA
- the Oplah gene encoding 5-oxoprolinase isoform X1 codes for MAEPLFPGQSTDHWSAAVLLPGMSLLSSYEGLRQEIQRLAQENEELRRLVQLIQENQELKLVLRSRGNNLSFCSSNFLSEATATPRLQKRKTIRFKDVERVLPGLPAEEPLLDSSLNIMGSPEGRFHFAIDRGGTFTDVFAQCPGGHVRVLKLLSEDPANYADAPTEGIRRILEQEEGVLLPRGRPLDTSRIASIRMGTTVATNALLERQGERVALLVTRGFRDLLHIGTQARPDLFDLAVPMPEVLYEEVLEVDERVVLYRGEPGAGSPVKGCTGDLLEIQKPVDLGALRGKLEGLLSRGIHSLAVVLMHSYTWAQHEQQVGTLARELGFTHVSLSSEVMPMVRIVPRGHTACADAYLTPTIQRYVQGFRRGFQGQLKNVQVLFMRSDGGLAPMDAFSGSRAVLSGPAGGVVGYSATTYQLEGGQPVIGFDMGGTSTDVSRYAGEFEHVFEASTAGVTLQAPQLDINTVAAGGGSRLFFRSGLFVVGPESAGAHPGPACYRKGGPVTVTDANLVLGRLLPASFPCIFGPGEDQPLSPEASRKALEAVATEVNSFLTNGPCPASQLSLEEVAMGFVRVANEAMCRPIRALTQARGHDPSAHVLACFGGAGGQHACAIARALGMDTVHIHRHSGLLSALGLALADVVHEAQEPCSLSYTPETFAQLDQRLSRLEEQCVDALQAQGFPRSQISTESFLHLRYQGTDCALMVSAHQHPATACSPRAGDFGAAFVERYMREFGFIIPERPVVVDDVRVRGTGRSGLQLEDSPKIQSGPPHVEKVTQCYFEGGYQETPVYLLGELGYGHQLHGPCLIIDNNSTILVEPGCQAEVTETGDIRISVGAEPPSMADTKLDPIQLSIFSHRFMSIAEQMGRILQRTAISTNIKERLDFSCALFGPDGGLVSNAPHIPVHLGAMQETVQFQIQHLGADLHPGDVMLSNHPSAGGSHLPDLTVITPVFWPGQSRPVFYVASRGHHADIGGVTPGSMPPHSTTLQQEGAVFLSFKLVQGGVFQEEAVTEALRAPGKISGCSGTRNLHDNLSDLRAQVAANQKGIQLVGELIGQYGLDVVQAYMGHIQANAELAVRDMLRAFGTSRQARGLPLEVSAEDHMDDGSPICLRVQINLNQGSAVFDFSGSGSEVFGNLNAPRAITLSALIYCLRCLVGRDIPLNQGCLAPVHVIIPKGSILDPSPEAAVVGGNVLTSQRVVDVILGAFGACAASQGCMNNVTLGNARMGYYETVAGGAGAGPGWHGRSGVHSHMTNTRITDPEILESRYPVILRRFELRPGSGGRGRFRGGDGVIRELVFREEALLSVLTERRAFQPYGLHGGEPGARGLNLLIRKDGRTVNLGGKTSVTVYPGDAFCLHTPGGGGYGDPEDPAPPPGSPPLFPAFPERGSVYEYRRAQEAV; via the exons ATGGCAGAGCCTCTCTTTCCTGGCCAGTCCACCGACCACTGGTCAGCTGCTGTGCTCCTCCCGGGCATGTCCCTTCTCAGCAGCTATGAGGGCCTACGACAGGAGATCCAGCGGCTGGCCCAAGAGAATGAGGAGCTACGACGGCTGGTGCAGCTCATCCAGGAGAACCAGGAGCTAAAGCTAGTCCTTCGGAGCAGGGGCAACAACCTAAGCTTCTGTAGCTCCAACTTCCTGTCAGAAGCGACTGCCACTCCCAGGCTGCAGAAGCGGAAGACGATCAGATTCAAGGATGTCGAGAGAG TTCTCCCAGGGCTACCAGCTGAAGAGCCACTACTGGACTCCAGCCTCAACATCATGGGCAGCCCAGAGGGGCGCTTCCATTTTGCCATCGACCGTGGTGGCACCTTTACAGATGTCTTTGCCCAATGCCCAGGAGGGCATGTGCGTGTCCTGAAGCTGCTCTCAGAGGATCCTGCCAACTATGCAGACGCACCCACAGAGGGCATCCGCCGAATTCTAGAGCAG GAGGAGGGTGTGCTGCTGCCTCGAGGCCGACCACTAGACACCAGTCGCATTGCCAGCATCCGTATGGGTACCACCGTGGCCACCAATGCACTGTTGGAACGACAGGGAGAACGGGTGGCACTGCTGGTGACTCGGGGTTTCCGAGACCTGCTGCATATTGGCACTCAGGCCCGCCCAGACCTCTTTGACCTG GCTGTGCCCATGCCAGAGGTGCTGTATGAGGAGGTACTGGAGGTGGATGAGCGAGTGGTGCTCTACCGTGGAGAACCAGGTGCCGGCTCTCCTGTCAAAG GCTGTACAGGGGACCTGTTAGAGATACAGAAGCCTGTGGATCTGGGAGCCCTGCGTGGGAAGCTGGAGGGGCTCTTATCTCGGGGCATTCACAGTCTGGCAGTGGTACTCATGCATTCATACAC GTGGGCCCAGCACGAGCAGCAGGTGGGCACACTGGCCCGGGAGCTGGGCTTCACGCACGTCTCCTTGTCCTCGGAAGTCATGCCCATGGTACGAATTGTTCCTCGGGGGCATACAGCCTGCGCTGACGCTTACCTTACTCCTACCATCCAGCGCTATGTGCAGGGCTTCCGCCGAGGCTTCCAGGGCCAGCTAAAG AATGTGCAAGTACTCTTCATGCGCTCTGATGGTGGCCTGGCACCCATGGACGCCTTCAGTGGTTCCCGGGCTGTGCTCTCTGGCCCTGCCGGCGGTGTGGTTGGCTACTCAGCTACCACCTACCAGCTGGAAGGTGGTCAGCCTGTCATTGGCTTTGACATGGGAG GCACATCCACAGATGTGAGCCGCTATGCTGGAGAATTTGAGCACGTCTTTGAGGCTAGCACAGCAGGTGTTACCCTCCAGGCCCCCCAGCTGGACATCAACACAGTGGCAGCTGGCGGGGGTTCACGCCTCTTCTTCAG GTCTGGCCTCTTTGTGGTTGGTCCAGAGTCAGCAGGTGCCCACCCAGGTCCTGCCTGCTACCGCAAAG gggGTCCTGTGACAGTGACAGATGCTAATCTGGTCCTGGGTCGCCTGTTGCCTGCCTCCTTCCCCTGCATTTTTGGGCCAGGAGAAGACCAGCCACTGTCTCCTGAGGCTTCCCGAAAGGCTCTAGAGGCTGTGGCCACTGAGGTCAACAGCTTCTTGACCAATGGACCTTGCCCAGCTTCCCAACTAAGTCTGGAGGAGGTGGCCATGGGTTTTGTGCGTGTTGCCAATGAAGCCATGTGCCGGCCTATCCGTGCCCTCACACAG GCACGAGGCCATGACCCCTCAGCCCATGTATTGGCTTGCTTTGGAGGAGCTGGTGGGCAACATGCTTGTGCCATTGCTCGGGCCCTGGGTATGGACACTGTGCATATTCACAG GCACAGCGGGCTTCTGTCAGCACTGGGACTGGCCTTGGCAGATGTGGTTCATGAAGCACAGGAGCCCTGTTCCCTGTCTTACACACCTGAAACCTTTGCACAACTGGACCAGAGACTGAGCCGCCTGGAGGAGCAGTGTGTGGATGCTTTGCAGGCCCAGGGCTTCCCTAG GTCTCAGATCAGCACCGAGAGCTTCCTGCACCTTCGCTACCAAGGCACTGACTGTGCCTTAATGGTGTCTGCCCACCAGCATCCAGCCACAGCCTGCTCACCCCGTGCTGGTGACTTCGGAGCAGCATTTGTTGAGAG GTACATGAGAGAGTTTGGCTTCATCATTCCTGAGCGGCCGGTGGTGGTGGATGACGTGCGTGTGAGGGGAACTGGCCGTAGTGGACTTCAGCTAGAGGACTCCCCCAAAAtccagagtggacctccccatgTGGAAAAG GTGACCCAATGCTACTTTGAAGGGGGTTATCAGGAGACTCCTGTGTACCTCTTAGGAGAACTTGGCTATGGGCACCAGCTCCACGGGCCCTGCCTTATCATCGACAACAACAG CACCATCCTTGTAGAACCAGGTTGCCAAGCAGAGGTGACTGAGACAGGGGATATCCGCATTTCTGTGGGAGCTGAGCCTCCCAGTATGGCAGACACCAAGCTTGACCCCATTCAACTCTCTATTTTCTCACACCGCTTCATGAGCATTGCTG AGCAGATGGGCCGCATCCTACAGCGCACAGCCATCTCTACCAACATCAAGGAACGCCTCGACTTCTCCTGTGCCCTCTTTGGGCCAGATGGGGGCCTTGTCTCCAATGCTCCCCACATTCCTGTGCACCTGGGTGCTATGCAAGAGACTGTACAGTTCCAG ATTCAGCACTTAGGAGCCGACCTCCATCCTGGTGATGTGATGCTCAGTAACCATCCCAGTGCAGGGGGCAGCCATCTTCCTGACCTGACTGTCATCACACCG GTGTTTTGGCCAGGCCAGTCGAGGCCTGTGTTCTACGTGGCTAGCCGAGGGCACCATGCAGACATTGGAGGCGTCACACCTGGCTCTATGCCTCCTCACTCCACCACACTGCAACAGGAAGGCGCTGTTTTTCTGTCCTTCAAACTGGTCCAGGGAGGCGTCTTCCAGGAAGAGG CGGTGACAGAGGCCCTAAGAGCACCAGGCAAGATCTCTGGCTGCAGTGGAACCAGGAACCTGCATGACAACTTGTCAGATCTTCGTGCCCAGGTGGCAGCtaaccagaaaggcatccagctgGTGGGAGAGCTGATCGGACAGTATGGCTTAGATGTGGTGCAGGCCTATATGGGCCATATTCAG GCAAATGCTGAACTAGCAGTGCGAGACATGCTTCGGGCTTTTGGGACTTCCAGACAGGCCAGGGGCCTGCCCCTGGAGGTCTCTGCAGAGGATCACATGGACGATGGCTCTCCCATCTGCCTACGTGTTCAAATCAACCTGAATCAG GGCAGCGCCGTATTTGACTTCAGTGGTTCCGGGTCTGAGGTGTTTGGCAATCTCAATGCCCCGCGAGCCATAACACTGTCTGCTCTCATCTATTGCTTGCGCTGTCTAGTGGGCCGTGACATCCCACTTAACCAG GGTTGCCTGGCTCCTGTGCATGTCATAATTCCCAAAGGCTCCATATTGGATCCATCCCCAGAGGCAGCAGTGGTCGGAGGCAACGTGCTCACATCTCAGCGAGTAGTGGATGTCATTCTGGGGGCTTTTGGGGCCTGTGCAGCCTCCCAG GGCTGCATGAATAATGTGACCCTGGGCAATGCCCGTATGGGTTACTATGAGACAGTGGCTGGTGGTGCGGGCGCGGGCCCTGGCTGGCACGGGCGTAGTGGTGTACACAGTCACATGACCAACACACGCATTACGGACCCAGAGATTTTGGAGAGCCG GTATCCGGTTATCCTGCGCCGCTTCGAGCTGAGGCCAGGCTCTGGGGGCCGGGGCCGCTTCCGAGGAGGTGATGGCGTAATCAGAGAGCTGGTCTTTCGGGAAGAGGCGCTGCTGTCTGTGCTCACGGAGCGCCGCGCCTTCCAGCCTTATGGCCTCCACG GGGGAGAGCCTGGTGCACGTGGCTTAAACCTCCTGATCAGAAAAGATGGTCGTACAGTGAATTTGGGCGGCAAGACATCTGTGACCGTGTACCCCGGG GACGCGTTCTGTCTCCAcactcctgggggtgggggctacGGAGACCCGGAGGACCCAGCGCCACCACCAGGCTCGCCCCCGCTATTTCCAGCCTTCCCAGAGCGCGGCAGTGTCTATGAGTACCGCCGCGCCCAGGAAGCTGTATGA